AAAAGACGATGCTGCGGGGCATTCTGGACGCCACGGTCAGCATGCCGGACGGACGGCTGTTCCGCCTGGTGGGCATTCATTTGAAATCGCGCCTCAGCCGTGACGGTTCCGCTGAGGACACGCGGAGAAGGGAAGCCTACGCCCTGCGGGACTACCTGAATGAAGCTCTTGCCTCTCAGGACGGCATGCCTCTGCTTCTGTACGGAGATTTTAATGACGGCCCGTCAGACAGCGCCGTGCAGGTCATCCAGGGACCGGTTAAAACGGAATACCGCCTGAACCGTTTGAAGCCCAGGGATTCCCGCGGGGAGACCTGGACCATTTACTATGAAGACGGAGATACCTACCATTCTTTCGACCATCTTTTCCTGAATAATACTCTGAAGAAGCGCCTCGGCCGCAAGCCCCCCATGGGCATTCTTGACTCTCCCTCCTCCTTCCAGGCCAGCGACCACCGCGGCGTGTGGGTGGAATTGAGGTAGAAAGGGCTTGATGCTTTTCCGCAGGGGAGATGGAGATGAAACGGGGAAAATGAAGGCTCCGGAAAAGGGGGAGAAGGCGCGCTTCATGTCGTTTTGGTCTTATTCGCGTCTTGAAATGCGGGACTTGAGACGGCCGGATGTTTCCCTTTTCCGGAAGGATGGCGGGAGAGGTGATTCCCGGATGACAATTCCTTGCCGGAATTTTGTTGGACAGGAATATATCAGGCATTCCCGTTCCTCAAAAAATGATTGCCGTGTCCGTCTGAAACGGGTAGCATGCCAAAAATCGTTGTTTAATCCTGCATTATCTGTATGAGATATTTTTCCAAGCATTCCGGAATGGCTCTGCGCTGTTCCTTGTCAGGGAGCAAAGGGTTTACCCTGGTGGAACTGATTGTCGTGATCACCATTATGGTGGCCATGATGGCCCTGGCCGCCAGCATGTTAAGAGGTGGGGGCAGGGGGCAGGGCCTTCAGGCCGCCGTTGAAATGGTGGACGGCCTGGTGCAGGAGGCGCGGCTGGATGCCATGGGCAAAGGAACGTGGAGCCGCCTGATTATTGTGAGTACCCCTGATGACGAAGCCCGCAATATGCGCACCCTGGGCGTGATGTCCAAAAATCCGCGCACCGGGAAGTGGCACCTGGTCAACCGTTTGCAGACTCTTCCCGCCGGTTTTTACGTCAGTCCTGCCTACAGCACCCTTCTGGAAGGTTCGAAGAAGGCCAGGGGCGAGAAATCCACGGCCCGCGATTTTGCCAGCCGTGACGGGCAGGATACCGTCAACCTTCCCGGCAACAGAATGACGGATATTTACTTCATTGAATTTGACGAGGAAGGCCGCATGTCCCAGCCGAACGCCCCCACCCGCCTGGTGGTGGTTGCCGGTTCCGCCGGGAACGGCAAGGAGGAGAGGCCAACCCCGATGGTGGACGGCAAACCGGGCCTGGCAGGCGGCATTGTGATTTATCCCAAAGGCAATATCAGCCGTCTGAGGACGACGGAGCAGGTGATACCCAATTAGTTTCCATGATGTAATATCGGATTTTCATTTTATGTTGACCAAGTGTATGAAACAGTCTCGTGCCAAGGGGTTCACCCTGACGGAAGTGGTGCTTGCGATCGGCGTGGTTGCCGTGCTGATCGTCGTGTTCATGGCCATGTTTATTCCTGCCAGAAGGACGGTTCAGTCCGCCCTGACCATTCGCGAAGCGGACCGCATCGTTCACGCCCTGACGGCGGAACTGGGAGAACTCCGCAATTCCGAGCGTGCCGCGTCCAACGCCAGAAAGTCTTCCTCATCCAAATATGTTTCCGCTTTTGACAAGGCGTTTTACTGGATGCAGTTTACGTCCAGACCCGCTACGACCATTCTTGTTTACAATTACAGGGCGGATTTGACCAAAGGAGCCCGCAGGGACGGAACTCCCCAGCCCTGGCTGGAGGAAGGCGGAAGCGTTCCCGGCAAAAATACGGCGGTAGTGACAGGGGTTTGCCTGGCGAACAACAAAGAGCGTTGGGATGATTTCAAGGCCCTTGTGGGTCCCGTCTTCGCCGTGCGCATGACCCAGCTGGTGGTGGAGCGCATGGATTCCAGCTCTTACGGGTATAAACTGGCCCCCAAGTATGGAACGATTTACAATCCTTATAACCGCGGCAAGGTGATTAAGGAACCTTCCCTGTATGTTTATACGCCGGAGAAAGGAGGCGGCCTGAATTTGCCGTGGGGGGCGGAAGTCCTGTACCAGGCGGAGTTCTTCCAGCTGTTGAATACGGATCCCGAACGTTTACAGCATTTGACGTGGGAAAATTTAAAGACTCCCGTGTTTACGCGCAATCTCGCTTTCCGCCGTTAGCGGGCATTATCTGAAGACCTCTGAAAAAACATGAAGACATTTGCCAAAATCAAATCCGGCGCGTTCACCCTGATTGAACTCCTGGCAGCCATGACCATCACTACCGTGCTGGTTCTGGTCATTGTGGCCCTGACTTCCCGCGGGGTGGATATCTGGAGATGGGTGTTGCAGGATGTGCGGACCACGACGCTTGCCCGCACGGCCATGGATACCATGACCAAGGATTTTGAAAGCATGCAGTTCCGGCCCGGGAATCCCTTTGAGTGGATGCTGGTGCAGCGGGACAGCGACTTGGTTGCCCGTGCGGGAAAGACTGCGGTTTCCAGGAAAAAGGGTCGAGCGTCCTCCCTGGATGAAGCCCGCGTGAACCTGATGACCATGGGGCCGGAAGGCGCCAAAGTCACGAATGCCTCTCAGTTGGTTTTCTTTACCACGGCTACAGACCGCAACCCGGCCAAATCCAGCATGGATATGCGTAATGACCGCATCATCGGTGACGTGAATTGCGTGGGGTACAAGCTTCTTTACCGCGATCAGATTCTGGATCAGGACGCTACGGCGGAGTCTGACGGTTTTCCCGTTTATTCCCTGTACCGCAACTTGATCAGTGCGGAAGATACCGTGCGGAACCTTCTGGGGCAGCAGGATCTCTGGTCCGCTTACGAACGGTACCGGCAGGATGAAACCGTCCCTTCCAACTTCCTGGTGGAGAATATTGTGGAAATGACGCTGATTTTTGAAGTGGATTACCAGAAAAAGATCGGCAATTCCGGCAGCAACAAATCGGACAAGGATGCCACGCAAAGAGCATCCGTGCTGGTTCCTGTCATGACTACGGGCGCCAACCGCCTCGGCTCCTGCACCCAGATGGATGTGTATGGCAACCGCCTGGATATCGTAGGCAGCAGCGTGAATATTGATGATTTGAAATCCGGCCGCGTTACTGCCGTGACGATTTCCATGACGGTGGTGACGGATGAAGGCATGGCCCTTGTGGACCAGATCCGACAGAAGAAGCGTCCCGCTCCCTCTCCTGAAGAATTTTTTGAACGTTATACCCGGTCTTTCACCCAGCGGATCGCATTGCCTATGAACCGTTAGGCCTGTATCCGGGAAATTGGGGGAGGACGGAGTGTCCGTTGCCGCCTTTTGCCCAGAGCGTTTCCTGCCATTCATTGTTCTGTAGTTGCAATATGTTGGGGTTTACAAATATCGTCGGTAATTTATCCCCTCTGCCGGAGCTGGTGCTGTGGCGTGATCCTGTCGCCAGAAGCGGGGAGGAAGCCATGGCAGTGGACGAAGCTTTGCTGGAATGGGGCAGGAAACCGGTGCTGAGGGCGTACCGATGGGCGGAACCGACCGTGACTTACGGTTATTTTGATGAGGAAGCCACAGCGCGCGCCATTTTCCCGGGTGAGGAGCTTCATTTTGTCCGCCGCTGGACGGGCGGGGGAATTGTGGATCATCGGCAGGATATTCCCTTTACTCTGGTCATGCACCGCAAGGGAGAACAAGAGCGTCCTTCCAGCGCGGTTCTGTACCGTTGGATTCATGGGGCGCTGGCCCGCGTCCTGAGGGATTGCGGCGTGGAGTGCGTGATGCTGGACGGGGATGCGCCGGATGGAGGCCGGGCCTGTTTTTCCAGCCCCGTAACGAGTGATCTTGTCCTTCCCGGCGGGGAGAAACTGGCTGGCGGTGGCCAGAGAAGAGTCCGCGGAGGCGTTCTTCACCAGGGGAGCATCCAGAATTGTTTTCTTCCTTCCGGATGGGATGAATTGTTGGCCGCCCGTCTGGCGGAGGAACATTCCCTGTGCGTGGACGCGGAACTGTTCCCCGGCATGGATGCCCGCGTGGAGGAACTGCTGGCTTCCAAATACCGTACGGAAGCATGGCGTTCCGGCGTACGGCATGGGCGCCCGTCTCAATCACGGTAATTTCCCTTTTTTCTGATGAACTATCTTCCTGATCCCGGCCGCTACAGCCATGCGGCCTACCGCCGCTGCGGGCGCAGCGGTCTGCTGCTCCCTCCCGTTTCCCTGGGGCTCTGGCACAATTTCGGCGCAGCGGATAATTTTGAAAACGCCCGCCGGCTTATTCACGGCGCGTTTGATGCCGGCATTACGTATTTTGACCTGGCGAATAATTACGGTCCTCCTCCCGGTTCGGCGGAAGAATGCTTTGGCCGTATTTTCATGCAGGATTTGTCCCGTTTCCGGGATGAACTTGTCATTGCTACCAAAGCCGGGCATTTGATGTGGCCCGGCCCGTACGGGGACTGGGGATCCCGCAAACACATGCTTGCCAGCCTGGACCAGTCCCTTTCCCGCATGAAGCTGGAGTATGTGGATATTTTCTACGCGCACCGGCATGATCCGGAAACTCCCCTTGAGGAAACGGCCGGAGCCCTCATTACGGCGGTTCGCTCCGGAAAGGCCCTGTATGCCGGTATTTCCAAGTTCCCGGCGGAACAGGCCAGGCAGATGTGCTCCATGCTCGGGGAGGCCGGCGTTCCGTGCCTGGTGCATCAGGTTCGTTACAATATGTTTAATCGGGAACCGGAAACATCCGTTTTCCAAGCTGTCCGGGAAACGGGTACCGGATGCGTCGCTTTTTCTCCTCTGGCCCAGGGGATGTTGACGGACCGTTATCTGGAGGGTATTCCTGAAGATTCCCGCGCGGCAGGTTCCTCCGTCTTTTTAACAAAGGAACGGGTCCTTCAGCATGGGGATAAGATTCGCCGTCTGGCCGCCCTGGCCAGGAGCCGGGGGCAGAGCCTTGCCCAGATGGCCCTGGCCTGGGTGCTGAAAGATCCCGTAGTGACCACGGCCCTGATTGGCGCCAGCCGTCCCTCTCAAATCAGGGATTGCCTGAAAGCTCTGGATAGCGCGCCGTTTACGCCGGAGGAGCTTTCTCTTATTGACGCAAATGCGGATAGATAGGCGCTGCTTTTCCCGTGGCGCTGGTCTTTCTGCAGGAAGGGGCATTTTCCGTTCCGGACACAGGTTTTTTCTTGGAGTAAAGAAGAGCTGATGCTATGTTTCCACCACTTTAATTTAAAGTGTACTGACAATGATAAGCATCCAGGATTTATTTTGGCTCATCCCATCGGCTTCCGTGCTGGCCCTCATTTTTGCGGGCATCTTTTTTTACCGCATGAAAGCGCAGGATGAGGGGAACGAGGTCATGAAAATGATTGCCAGGCATGTCCGCAGCGGCGCTATGGCCTATCTGCGGCAGCAGTATAAGATTGTCGCCATTTTCTTTGTGCTGATTACCATTGTATTCGCTTTCCTGGCCTATTGCCTGCATATCCAGAATCCATGGGTGCCGTTCGCGTTCATTTCAGGCGGCTTTTTCTCCGGTCTGGCCGGGTACATCGGCATGAAGACGGCTACGTACGCTTCCGGCCGCGTGGCGAATGCCTGCCGCCATTCCCTGGATGCCGGGCTGCAAATCGCTTTCCGCTCGGGCGCCGTGCTCGGCCTGACCGTCGTGGGCCTTGCCATGCTTGATATTGGCGTCTGGTACTGGGTGCTGGATTGGTTTTACGGGGACATGGAGCTTTCCATGCGCCTGGTCGTCATCACTACCACCATGCTGACGTTCGGCATGGGGGCTTCCCTCCAGGCCCTGTTTGCCCGTGTGGGCGGCGGCATTTTCACCAAGGCGGCGGATGTAGGAGCCGACCTGGTAGGGAAGGTGGAGGCCGGCATTCCGGAGGACGACCCCCGCAACCCCGCCACCATTGCGGATAACGTGGGCGATAACGTGGGGGACGTGGCCGGCATGGGGGCGGACCTTTACGAATCTTACTGCGGTTCCATTCTGGCTTCCGCCGCTTTAGGCGCGGCAGCTTACATGGCCGTTCCTGAAATGGCGATCAAGGCCGTCCTTACGCCCATGCTGATCGCCGCCCTCGGCACCATTCTTTCCCTGTTGGGCGTGTACGCGGTGCGCGTGAAGCGCGGCGCTTCCCAGACGGAGCTGATGGCAGCCCTGAACCGCGGCATTAACTTGAGTTCCTTCCTGATTGCCATAGCCTCCGCTTTCCTGCTCCAGCTCATCGGCCTGGATAACTGGGCCGGCATCTGGGGGGCCATCGTCACCGGCCTGGCGGTGGGCATCGTCATCGGCAAGAGCACGGAGCATTACACCTCCCATGATTCCTATCCCTGCCGTAAAATCGCCCACAGCGCGAAGACGGGGCCTGCCACCGTCATTATTTCCGGCATCGGCATTGGCATGATTTCCACCTGCATTCCTGTAATTACTGTCGTCGTGGGAACTGTGCTGGCTTACGGCATGGCTTCCGGGGACTGGCATTTCACCGGGGCTGAAATGAGCAAGGGGCTATATGGCATCGGCATTGCCGCCGTCGGCATGCTTTCCACGCTGGGGCTGACATTGGCGACGGACGCTTACGGCCCCATTTCCGACAACGCCGGGGGTAATGCGGAGATGAGCAAGCTGGACCCGGAAGTGCGCCGCCGCACGGATGCCCTGGATGCCCTGGGCAACACGACAGCCGCCACGGGCAAGGGATTCGCCATCGGTTCCGCCGCGCTGACGGCGTTGGCGCTTCTGGCTTCCTATATTGAAGAATTGAAGATTGCCATCCTTCACTGGAGTGAGGCCACGGGCAATACCATTTACAAAATTAATGATGCCGTAAGCGTGGAGGTTTCCAAAATCGCTACTGCTTCCCTGTCTGATTTCATGGGCTATTTCCAGGTAACCCTGATGAACCCGAAGGTGCTCATGGGGCTCTTCGTGGGGGCCATGATGTCCTTCATGTTCTGCGGACTGACCATGAATGCCGTTGGTCGCGCCGCGGAAAAAATGGTCAAGGAAGTGCGTCGCCAGTTTAAGGAAATCAAGGGAATCCTGACCGGGGAGGCAGAGCCGGATTACGTGCGCTGCGTGGAAATTTCCACGGCGGGTGCGCAGCATGAAATGATCTGGCCGTCCGTGCTGGCGGTCATCACTCCCATCTGCATGGGTATCGTCTTCGGCGTTCCCGGCGTGTTCGGTCTGCTGGCCGGCGGCCTGGCTTCCGGCTTTGTGCTCGCCGTATTCATGGCGAACTCCGGCGGCGCGTGGGACAATGCCAAAAAATATATTGAACAGGGCCATGTGGGCGGCAAAGGCTCGGAAAGCCATAAGGCAGCCGTTATCGGCGATACGGTGGGCGACCCCTTCAAGGATACGTCCGGCCCGTCCCTCAATATCCTGATCAAGCTCATGAGCATGGTGGCCATCGTCACCGCCGGCGTGAACATCGCCGTGACCCTGTTTTAAACAGGAAAATTTTTTTCACGGTTAACGAAGGGAGCCCGCGGGATTGGCGGGCTCCCTTTTTTGGGCTGATAGAGAACTGTCCACTGGCAAGCGGTTTCTTAATGGCCGTTTCTTTCAATGGCTTTTTATTCTGCTGTCTGTGAAAAGGGACAGTATAGTTGAAATAGGGTGGATTAGGGGTTAAATAGCCTGAAAGCCAGCAATGGCGGGGGATGACGAAGATGGAAAGAAGAGACGAGTAGTTGCGATGTGAAATGCCCTCCGAAGAAGGGCTGTTAATATGACGAGGCCAAAGCAAGGCCAAGCCGATTACAGGCGACGAAGTCAAGCATCTTGAAAAATCCTTCATGAAACTGCTTGTTTTCGAATTCCCGGGCCAGTACGGCAAAGTGGAAAAGTTCATTCTGGAAGCCGGATATGCAAAAGAAGACATCCCCGGCCTGATTGACCGCACCGTAGGAAGGGGTAGAGTCATCGTGGCGGAACTGTTTTTCGGCGGGAAGGTGTTGGCATTTCTTTTGGCGGACTTCAGCGGGAGATCCTGTTTTCTTTTGTTTCCGGAAAGGAAGAGATATCGTAAGTTTTTTCTTTCCTTCTGCGTATTCATAACATGCAGATGTTTGCGTATTTTATTGAATCAAGAAGATAAATAACTTATGAATTGGAAAAATCTTTCTGGAATATCTACCTATCTCATGTTGCTGGTATGTAGTACGGGCAGCGGTGCCAAAGAAACTTCTATTGCCGATGACTACAAAAATCCGGCATTACCGCTTGAAGAGAGGGTTGAATCTTTATTAAGTCAGATGACGTTGGAAGAAAAAGTCTTGCAGCTTAGTCAGGGGGTGCTCGGACGGGATTACAATGTCAACAATCTCGTGGAAGGAAATGTTCAGGCTGACCCGCGGATGGGCTCGATGATTTGTGCGCTGGAAGATCCGGAAAAGCGTAACGCCTATCAGAAATTTATTGTGGAAAAGAGCCGATTGGGTATTCCCATGATCTTCGGCTATGATGTGATTCATGGGTATAAGACCATTTTCCCGGTGCCTCTGGCCCAGGCCTGTTCCTGGAATCCGGAATTGGTGCGAGAGTGCTGTGTTGTCGCCGCCAAAGAGAGCAAGGCGTCAGGCATTGACTGGACATTTTCTCCGATGATCGACATCGGCCGCGATCCCCGTTGGGGGCGAGTTGTGGAAGGCTACGGGGAAGATCCTTATGCTACGGGAGTATTTGCCGCCGCTGCCGTCAAGGGGTATCAGGGAGAGACTGTGCCGTACAGAATGGTTGCTTGTTTGAAGCATTTTGTCGGATATGGCGAGTCGGAAGGCGGACGGGATTATTCTTATACGGATATTTCCCGTCAGGCTCTCTGGGAAACATACCTGCCTCCTTATGAAGCCGGCGTCCAAGCCGGAGCCAGGACTTTGATGGGAGCTTTCAATGACATTTGCGGAGTGCCGGCGTCGGCCAATGCCTATATCCTCAAGGAAGTATTACGTAACAAATGGGGGTTCACCGGTTTTGTCGTGTCGGACTGGAGTTCCGTTCCGCCAACTGATGGACCAGGGGTATGCGGCCAATGCGGCCGACTGCGTCAAAAAAGTTCTTGAAGCCGGGCTCGATATGGAGATGGTAGATGGATTTTTCAGGAAGTTCATTCCTGCCCTTGTCAAAAGCGGGGATTTGAATCCCAAATTCGTGGACGATGCTGTGCGGCATGTTTTACGCGTCAAATTTGAGTTAGGGCTTTTTGAACATCCTTACGTGGAGGTCAAACCGGCAGCGGAACGTTGGCGTTTGCCCGGATACAGGGCTCTGGCTCGCCGGATGGCTGTGGAGTCCATGGTTCTTCTTAAAAACAAAGACAATCTTTTGCCTTTGTCTCCCAAGCTCAGGAATATCGCCCTGATCGGTCCTTTGGCTAAGGATAAGAATTCCCTGATCGGCAGTTGGCGCGGTCGTGGAGAGGCCAGGGATGTGACGGATATTGAAGAGGGGCTCCGCCAAATGCTGTCATCTTCTGTCAATCTTCATTATGCCAGGGGGTGCGGCGTGAATGAAGGTTCCGATGAGGAACTTCAGGAAGCTGTGCGGGCCGCGGAGCGATCGGAAGTCATTCTTCTCTGTCTGGGGGAAACCTCCGGTATGAATGGGGAGAATGCCAGCCGTTCGACCATTTCCCTGACTTCTCCTCAACAAAAGTTGTTTGCCCGTCTGGCCGGGTTGAAAAAGCCGATAGTTCTTCTGCTGGCGGCAGGAAGACCAATTTCCCTGCATAATATTGAACCTCAGGTATCATCTATTCTTGTAACATGGCATCCCGGCACGGAAGCCGGACTCGCTGTGGCTGATCTTCTCACCGGCAGGGAAAACCCCTCCGGCAGGCTCGCTATTACTTTCCCGCGTACGGAGGGTCAGATCCCAATGTACTACAATATGCGGAATTGTGCCAGGTCTCACCAGGGCAAGTATCAGGACATTTCCACCGAGCCGATGTATTGGTTCGGAGACGGTATCAGTTACACTGCATTCGAATACGGGCCCCTTGACCTGAGTTCCAGAGAGTTGACATGCAGTACGCCTCTAACTGTGAATATTGACATCAAAAATACTGGATCCAGGGTCGGCAAAGAAACTGTTTTCCTGTATATTCACGATAAAGTGGCTTCAATATCGCAACCGGGGAAACGCCTGATAGCTTTTCAGAAGGTCGAATTACAGGCCGGTGAGTCTAAAACCGTTTCCTTCACCGTAGAGCCTTCGCGGGACTTGAGTTTCGCCAATTCCGACGGATGCCGGGTGCTGGAACCGGGGGAATTTGAAATTATTGTCAAAGACAAAAAGGAAACGATCAACCTGAAGTAGCCTATCAGCAGGAGCCACCAATAAAGGCAGGAAAGATGTAAAGTGCGGCAAATACAACGCATGAAAAATAAAAATGGTGCAGAAAATTCATTTTAGTCCGCCTCGGTGAATTCCAGAGGCGGGTTTGCTTCCTTGGGCTCTGTTGGGAAAGCTCCGGTGTTTTTTCGTCATGGACAGAAAGTTTTTTTGACAAGGCAGAGGCAGAGGAGTAATAAACGCGCAGATGCGTTTCAGCACTGTACAGCCCTTTTTTAGCAAGAACCGTTATTATGGCAACGGCTATTGGTGGCGCGTACCCATGTCCGGACGGGGGAATCCCGAGGTGCAGTAATAGCATTCAGCTATGACCATTTTTCAAGAACTGCTTTGATTCCTCCGAGAGTCAAAGCAGTTTTTTTATTTTCAACTTACATCCATCATCCATGCAAACACCATCCATGATTACTCTCCAACAGCGCAGCCGCCGCCTGAGCGCCGATCTGGAGACTCCTATCAGCCTGTTTCTGAGCCTGACTCAGAATAAAATCCCCGGACTTCTGCTGGAAAGCGCGGAAGTGGACGGCAGATGGGGGCGCTACAGCATCATCGCCTGCGATTACCTGATGACCGTTTCCTGCGTAGACGCCAGGCTTTCCCTTTCCATCGAAGACGACCGCCTGGCATCCCTGAAAGAGCTGGAAGGCATGCCTTACCTGGATGGGCTGCGCGTCCTGATGCAGCGTCTGGAGCTGGTGGGGGACGATATGAGGCAGGCTCCCATCACGAGGGCTTTGTACGGCTATTTCGGGTATGAAACCGCCGCCCTGTTCCAGCCCAGGCTGGCGCAGGCCATTCCTGCCTCTTCCGCAGAGTCCTGCCTGGTGCTGGCCGGCACCGTGATTGTTTTTGACCATTTGTACAATCGCCTTACCCAGCTCAGCCTGGGCGAACACCGTGATTTGTCCCATGCCCCGCTCCATGGGGCAGAGGAACCTTCCATAGGGGAGGTTTCCCGCACGCCGGACCAGGCGGCTTACATGAAGGGGGTGGAGCATATCAAGGAGCTGCTGCATGACGGAGAAGCCATCCAGGTGGTGCTTTCCTCCCAGGCTTCCGCGGAGTTCCACGGAGACGCTTTCATGCTGTACCGCCGCATGCGCAGCATTAATCCGTCCCCATACATGTTTTTCATGCGCCTGCCGGAGGTGACTTTGTTCGGATCTTCACCGGAACTGATGGTGCGCTGCACGGACGGAAAACTTCAGCTTTCCCCCATTGCCGGAACGCGCAGGCGCGGCAGGGATGATGAGGAAGACGCCGCACTGGCCGCCGATCTTCTGAAAGATCCGAAGGAATGTTCGGAACATGTCATGCTAGTGGATCTGGGCCGCAACGACCTGGGTCGTGTCGCCAAGCCCGGTTTCGTGAAGCTGGAACGCCTGATGGAGATTGAACGTTTTTCCCATGTGATGCATATGACTTCCCGCGTGACCGCCCAGGTGAACGACGGGTTGGGCGTCTTGGACATTCTCGGCGCTGCTTTCCCTGCCGGGACGGTTAGCGGGGCCCCCAAGGTGCGCGCCATGGAAATCCTGGCGGAGGAAGAGCCTTTGCCCCGCGGTCCGTATGCCGGATGCATCGGGTGGCTGGGGTTGGACAAAAACGGCGTTCACATGGATTCCGGCATTACCATCCGCAGCATGTGGGTGAAGGATGGGCGCATCCACTGGCAGACGGGAGCCGGCATCGTATACGATTCCGATCCGGCAGCCGAATGGCAGGAGTGCATGAACAAGGGCAAAATTATTGACGTTATTTTGAAAGGAGAAGACCATGTTTCTGTTCATTGATAATTACGATTCTTTTTCGTGGAATCTGGTGCAGGCGTTTTACGCCCTGGGACGCAAGCCCGTGGTGCATGCGAATGACGATCCGCGTATCCTGGAACTGGCGACCAGCCCGGAGCTGGAAGCCGTGTGCATTTCCCCAGGCCCCAGCCATCCGCGCAACGCCGGGCTGTGCCTGGAGTTCCTGAAACGCCTCCCTGCTTCCGTTCCCGTGCTGGGCGTGTGCCTGGGGCACCAGCTCCTGGGCTACTTCGCCGGAGCGGAGGTTTCCCGCGCCCCGTATGTCATGCACGGCAAGAGCTCCGACATCATCCATGACGGCGCGGGGCTGTTTGCCGGACTTCCCAATCCCATGACCGTGGGCCGCTACCATTCCCTGGTGGTCCAGTCCAAGGAGGACGAGCCGAACCCCCGTTTTACCGTTACTTCCCGCGGGCCGGAAGGG
This region of Akkermansia muciniphila genomic DNA includes:
- a CDS encoding lipoyl protein ligase domain-containing protein, whose product is MLGFTNIVGNLSPLPELVLWRDPVARSGEEAMAVDEALLEWGRKPVLRAYRWAEPTVTYGYFDEEATARAIFPGEELHFVRRWTGGGIVDHRQDIPFTLVMHRKGEQERPSSAVLYRWIHGALARVLRDCGVECVMLDGDAPDGGRACFSSPVTSDLVLPGGEKLAGGGQRRVRGGVLHQGSIQNCFLPSGWDELLAARLAEEHSLCVDAELFPGMDARVEELLASKYRTEAWRSGVRHGRPSQSR
- a CDS encoding type IV pilus modification PilV family protein, with protein sequence MKQSRAKGFTLTEVVLAIGVVAVLIVVFMAMFIPARRTVQSALTIREADRIVHALTAELGELRNSERAASNARKSSSSKYVSAFDKAFYWMQFTSRPATTILVYNYRADLTKGARRDGTPQPWLEEGGSVPGKNTAVVTGVCLANNKERWDDFKALVGPVFAVRMTQLVVERMDSSSYGYKLAPKYGTIYNPYNRGKVIKEPSLYVYTPEKGGGLNLPWGAEVLYQAEFFQLLNTDPERLQHLTWENLKTPVFTRNLAFRR
- a CDS encoding prepilin-type N-terminal cleavage/methylation domain-containing protein; this translates as MRYFSKHSGMALRCSLSGSKGFTLVELIVVITIMVAMMALAASMLRGGGRGQGLQAAVEMVDGLVQEARLDAMGKGTWSRLIIVSTPDDEARNMRTLGVMSKNPRTGKWHLVNRLQTLPAGFYVSPAYSTLLEGSKKARGEKSTARDFASRDGQDTVNLPGNRMTDIYFIEFDEEGRMSQPNAPTRLVVVAGSAGNGKEERPTPMVDGKPGLAGGIVIYPKGNISRLRTTEQVIPN
- a CDS encoding sodium-translocating pyrophosphatase codes for the protein MISIQDLFWLIPSASVLALIFAGIFFYRMKAQDEGNEVMKMIARHVRSGAMAYLRQQYKIVAIFFVLITIVFAFLAYCLHIQNPWVPFAFISGGFFSGLAGYIGMKTATYASGRVANACRHSLDAGLQIAFRSGAVLGLTVVGLAMLDIGVWYWVLDWFYGDMELSMRLVVITTTMLTFGMGASLQALFARVGGGIFTKAADVGADLVGKVEAGIPEDDPRNPATIADNVGDNVGDVAGMGADLYESYCGSILASAALGAAAYMAVPEMAIKAVLTPMLIAALGTILSLLGVYAVRVKRGASQTELMAALNRGINLSSFLIAIASAFLLQLIGLDNWAGIWGAIVTGLAVGIVIGKSTEHYTSHDSYPCRKIAHSAKTGPATVIISGIGIGMISTCIPVITVVVGTVLAYGMASGDWHFTGAEMSKGLYGIGIAAVGMLSTLGLTLATDAYGPISDNAGGNAEMSKLDPEVRRRTDALDALGNTTAATGKGFAIGSAALTALALLASYIEELKIAILHWSEATGNTIYKINDAVSVEVSKIATASLSDFMGYFQVTLMNPKVLMGLFVGAMMSFMFCGLTMNAVGRAAEKMVKEVRRQFKEIKGILTGEAEPDYVRCVEISTAGAQHEMIWPSVLAVITPICMGIVFGVPGVFGLLAGGLASGFVLAVFMANSGGAWDNAKKYIEQGHVGGKGSESHKAAVIGDTVGDPFKDTSGPSLNILIKLMSMVAIVTAGVNIAVTLF
- a CDS encoding aldo/keto reductase, which encodes MNYLPDPGRYSHAAYRRCGRSGLLLPPVSLGLWHNFGAADNFENARRLIHGAFDAGITYFDLANNYGPPPGSAEECFGRIFMQDLSRFRDELVIATKAGHLMWPGPYGDWGSRKHMLASLDQSLSRMKLEYVDIFYAHRHDPETPLEETAGALITAVRSGKALYAGISKFPAEQARQMCSMLGEAGVPCLVHQVRYNMFNREPETSVFQAVRETGTGCVAFSPLAQGMLTDRYLEGIPEDSRAAGSSVFLTKERVLQHGDKIRRLAALARSRGQSLAQMALAWVLKDPVVTTALIGASRPSQIRDCLKALDSAPFTPEELSLIDANADR
- a CDS encoding glycoside hydrolase family 3 protein, with the translated sequence MNWKNLSGISTYLMLLVCSTGSGAKETSIADDYKNPALPLEERVESLLSQMTLEEKVLQLSQGVLGRDYNVNNLVEGNVQADPRMGSMICALEDPEKRNAYQKFIVEKSRLGIPMIFGYDVIHGYKTIFPVPLAQACSWNPELVRECCVVAAKESKASGIDWTFSPMIDIGRDPRWGRVVEGYGEDPYATGVFAAAAVKGYQGETVPYRMVACLKHFVGYGESEGGRDYSYTDISRQALWETYLPPYEAGVQAGARTLMGAFNDICGVPASANAYILKEVLRNKWGFTGFVVSDWSSVPPTDGPGVCGQCGRLRQKSS
- a CDS encoding PulJ/GspJ family protein, translating into MKTFAKIKSGAFTLIELLAAMTITTVLVLVIVALTSRGVDIWRWVLQDVRTTTLARTAMDTMTKDFESMQFRPGNPFEWMLVQRDSDLVARAGKTAVSRKKGRASSLDEARVNLMTMGPEGAKVTNASQLVFFTTATDRNPAKSSMDMRNDRIIGDVNCVGYKLLYRDQILDQDATAESDGFPVYSLYRNLISAEDTVRNLLGQQDLWSAYERYRQDETVPSNFLVENIVEMTLIFEVDYQKKIGNSGSNKSDKDATQRASVLVPVMTTGANRLGSCTQMDVYGNRLDIVGSSVNIDDLKSGRVTAVTISMTVVTDEGMALVDQIRQKKRPAPSPEEFFERYTRSFTQRIALPMNR